A window of Oncorhynchus tshawytscha isolate Ot180627B linkage group LG10, Otsh_v2.0, whole genome shotgun sequence contains these coding sequences:
- the LOC112259713 gene encoding zinc finger protein 79-like, whose product MSKLQLFRVFLNERLTAAAVEIFGAVEKTVVEYQEENDRLRRLLGITPEVPLCRIDSLQLSVSEEEFPPEQQHCEQEWSPSLGQKDPETKQIKEEQEEVRTSQEEEQLQGLEPDIIEFQFTPSCVKSECDQEDPLWSLTLPQTQTVENRERDSKPVDLKPFGTVTHLKGFDIPCDPPDSQNNASSRSSAISSDTVGLDCSPPLDPSPPLDPSPPLDPSPPLDPSPPLDPSPPLDPSPPLDPSPPLDPSPPLDPSSPLDPSPPLDPSPLLDPSPLLDPSPPLDPSPPLDPSPPLDPSPLLDPSPPLDPSPPLDPSPLLDHSPLLDHRPLLEKHCSKLSTTSRTTHHCRDCGATFPLKAELQRHVTLTRKTPSECHFCQKRYNSTCKLKAHVRHCHVEKLCTCSICSKFFKLKKDLSRHMRTHAGEKCFSCGDCGKGFSLKKTLTRHKLIHTGEKRFSCGDCGKSFSQKGNLIEHIRTHTGEKRFSCGDCGKSFSQKGNLTEHIRTHTGEKPFSCGDCGKRFRHKKTLNNHILTHTGEKPFSCGDCGKSFRHKKTLNNHILTHTGEKPFSCGDCGKSFRHKKTLNNHILTHTGDKPFSCGDCGKSFSQKGVLGRHIRTHTGEKPFSCGDCGKSFSVKSNLFMHVKNIHKARKLLGHSRAHPKWKTSQ is encoded by the coding sequence ACTCCctgcagctctctgtctctgaagaggagtttccccctgagcagcagcactgtgagcaggagtggagccccagtctgggACAGAAGGACCCAGAGACCAaacagattaaagaggaacaggaggaagtcaggaccagtcaggaggaagagcagcttcaaGGTCTGGAGCCTGATATCATAGAGTTCCAATTTACTCCTTCCTGTGTGAAAAGTGAATGTGATCAGGAGGACCCACTTTGGTCCTTGACTCTTCCCCAAACCCAGActgtggagaacagagagagagactctaaaCCAGTGGATCTCAAACCTTTTGGCACTGTGACCCACCTGAAGGGTTTCGACATTCCCTGTGACCCTCCAGATAGTCAAAACAATGCCTCCAGCCGCAGCTCAGCCATAAGCAGCGATACAGTAGGACTTGACTGCAGTCCACCATTGGATCCCAGCCCACCATTGGATCCCAGCCCACCATTGGATCCCAGCCCACCATTGGATCCCAGCCCACCATTGGATCCCAGTCCACCATTGGATCCCAGTCCACCATTGGATCCCAGTCCACCATTGGATCCCAGTCCACCATTGGATCCCAGCTCACCATTGGATCCCAGCCCACCATTGGATCCCAGCCCATTATTGGATCCCAGCCCATTATTGGATCCCAGCCCACCATTGGATCCCAGCCCACCATTGGATCCCAGCCCACCATTGGATCCCAGCCCATTATTGGATCCCAGCCCACCATTGGATCCCAGCCCACCATTGGATCCCAGCCCATTATTGGATCACAGCCCATTATTGGATCACAGACCATTATTGGAGAAACACTGTTCCAAACTCAGCACCACGTCTAGAACAACTCACCACTGCCGTGACTGTGGTGCAACGTTTCCTCTGAAAGCTGAACTGCAGAGACATGTGACTCTCACCAGGAAGACACCCAGTGAATGCCACTTCTGCCAAAAACGCTACAACTCCACCTGTAAACTGAAGGCCCATGTCCGACACTGCCACGTAGAGAAACTCTGCACCTGTTCCATTTGTAGCAAGTTCTTTAAACTCAAAAAAGATCTTTCCAGGCACATGAGGACTCATGCAGGAGAGAAATGTTTTAGCTGTGGTGATTGTGGGAAAGGCTTCAGTCTCAAGAAGACCCTAACCAGACATAAActgattcacacaggagagaaacgatttagctgtggtgactgtgggaaaagcttcagtCAGAAGGGGAACCTAATTGAACATATacggactcacacaggagagaaacgatttagctgtggtgactgtgggaaaagcttcagtCAGAAGGGGAACCTAACCGAACATATacggactcacacaggagagaaaccatttagtTGTGGAGACTGTGGGAAAAGATTCAGACACAAGAAGACCCTAAACAATCATAtactgactcacacaggagagaaaccatttagtTGTGGCGACTGTGGGAAAAGTTTCAGACACAAGAAGACCCTAAACAATCATAtactgactcacacaggagagaaaccatttagtTGTGGCGACTGTGGGAAAAGTTTCAGACACAAGAAGACTCTAAACAATCATAtactgactcacacaggagatAAACCATTTAGttgtggtgactgtgggaaaagcttcagtCAGAAGGGGGTCCTAGGGAGACACATacggactcacacaggagagaaaccatttagtTGTGGCGACTGTGGGAAAAGTTTCAGTGTGAAGAGTAATCTGTTTATGCATGTTAAAAACATCCACAAAGCAAGAAAACTATTGGGGCATTCACGTGCACATCCGAAGTGGAAAACTTCCCAATAA